In one window of Cellulophaga sp. HaHa_2_95 DNA:
- the murB gene encoding UDP-N-acetylmuramate dehydrogenase, with product MMIEKNISLKTSNTFGLDILTDRFFSFSNLEELKEFITKFEGDLKEILILGGGSNMLFSKNYEGIIIHPKIDFIKTIKETNDDIFLEVGSGINWDHFVTFCVKKKYYGAENMSLIPGNVGATAVQNAGAYGTEAKDLIITVKAYDLHEKKEVTLSNGECNFEYRNSIFKTENYKNRILITSIVYKLSKKSKYDLKMNSYSGNYISKRFKYWKEFFTHLRKSVNLKSVRDKKLLDYRFLKNLLEDSGLLPLSVKRRIVIKTRTSKLPDINKLGNVGSFFKNPIISIEKANQLKEAYPDVILFPYLEDKMKVSAAWLIDKCGWSGKRIGGAGTLKHLPLTIVNYGNATSEDIITLAAKIEESVLLTFDVIIEKEVVLI from the coding sequence ATGATGATTGAAAAAAATATTTCATTAAAAACATCAAATACTTTTGGCTTAGACATCCTTACTGATAGATTTTTTTCATTTTCTAATTTAGAAGAATTAAAAGAATTTATTACAAAATTTGAAGGCGACTTAAAAGAAATTTTAATTCTCGGAGGGGGAAGTAACATGCTATTCTCTAAAAATTATGAAGGGATTATAATACACCCTAAAATTGATTTTATAAAAACCATTAAAGAAACAAATGATGACATTTTTCTCGAAGTTGGCTCTGGAATAAATTGGGACCACTTTGTAACTTTCTGTGTTAAAAAGAAGTATTATGGAGCAGAAAACATGTCACTTATACCTGGCAATGTTGGAGCTACAGCTGTTCAAAATGCTGGAGCGTATGGCACTGAAGCTAAAGATTTAATTATAACCGTCAAGGCTTATGATTTACACGAAAAAAAAGAAGTTACTCTCTCTAACGGCGAATGTAATTTTGAGTATAGAAATTCTATTTTTAAAACTGAAAATTATAAAAATAGAATTCTTATTACATCGATAGTTTATAAACTATCAAAAAAATCAAAATATGATTTAAAAATGAATTCTTATTCTGGTAATTATATTTCAAAACGTTTTAAGTACTGGAAAGAATTTTTTACACACTTAAGAAAAAGTGTAAACTTAAAGTCCGTACGCGACAAAAAATTACTTGATTATCGATTTCTTAAAAATTTACTAGAAGACTCTGGACTCTTACCCCTTTCAGTAAAAAGGAGAATAGTTATAAAAACCAGAACCTCTAAACTTCCCGACATAAATAAATTAGGCAACGTTGGGAGTTTTTTCAAAAACCCAATAATTTCAATAGAAAAAGCTAACCAATTAAAGGAGGCTTACCCCGATGTCATATTATTCCCATACTTAGAAGATAAAATGAAAGTTTCGGCAGCATGGTTAATAGACAAATGTGGGTGGAGTGGAAAAAGAATTGGAGGAGCAGGTACCTTAAAGCATCTACCACTTACTATTGTAAATTATGGTAATGCAACCAGCGAAGATATTATTACCTTAGCAGCAAAAATAGAAGAATCTGTTTTATTGACATTTGACGTCATCATAGAAAAAGAAGTCGTTTTAATATAA
- the tatA gene encoding twin-arginine translocase TatA/TatE family subunit, which produces MIVSNIFLGMIGPWQIAVVVVLVLLLFGGKKIPELMRGLGSGIKEFKDASKEEDTPDKIEEK; this is translated from the coding sequence ATGATAGTTTCAAATATTTTTTTAGGAATGATCGGCCCATGGCAAATTGCGGTTGTAGTAGTTCTTGTACTATTACTTTTTGGAGGAAAAAAAATTCCTGAATTAATGCGTGGTTTGGGTAGTGGAATTAAAGAGTTTAAAGATGCCTCGAAAGAAGAGGATACACCAGATAAAATAGAAGAAAAATAG
- the rfbD gene encoding dTDP-4-dehydrorhamnose reductase — translation MISDFKILVTGANGQLGKCIQDVAKNYPQHTFHFKSSKDLDITNNSQVENLFNKEKYDYCINCAAYTAVDKAEQDQEKAFLVNADAVENLAGACKATKSTLIHISTDFVFDGLKTSPYTEKDSAKPISVYGSSKLKGEQYILEILKEHFIIRTSWVYSEYGNNFVKTMLRLGKERDEISVVNDQFGSPTHAKDLAVLILKIIDLKTEDYGIYHYSNEGAISWYDFAKKIFELNKIDIKISPIPTNEYPTPAKRPAYSVMSKSKIKKVLDIEIPNWENNILDVVISKS, via the coding sequence ATGATTAGTGATTTTAAAATTTTAGTTACTGGAGCAAATGGACAATTGGGAAAATGCATACAAGATGTAGCTAAAAATTATCCTCAGCATACTTTTCATTTTAAATCATCAAAAGATTTAGATATTACGAACAATTCGCAAGTAGAAAATTTATTTAACAAAGAAAAATATGATTACTGCATTAATTGTGCAGCATACACAGCAGTTGATAAAGCCGAACAAGATCAAGAAAAAGCTTTTTTAGTAAATGCAGATGCAGTAGAAAATTTAGCAGGAGCCTGTAAAGCAACTAAATCTACTCTTATACATATATCCACAGATTTTGTTTTTGACGGCCTTAAAACATCTCCATATACAGAAAAAGATAGTGCAAAACCTATAAGTGTTTATGGTTCTTCTAAATTAAAAGGGGAACAATACATTCTAGAAATACTAAAAGAGCATTTTATAATCAGAACTTCATGGGTATATTCTGAGTATGGCAATAATTTTGTAAAAACCATGCTTCGTTTAGGTAAAGAAAGGGATGAGATTAGTGTTGTAAACGATCAATTTGGCTCACCTACACATGCAAAAGATTTAGCTGTTTTGATTTTAAAAATCATTGATTTAAAAACAGAAGATTATGGTATTTACCATTATAGTAATGAAGGAGCTATAAGTTGGTACGATTTTGCTAAAAAGATTTTTGAGTTAAATAAAATTGATATAAAAATTTCTCCCATCCCTACAAATGAATATCCTACCCCTGCAAAAAGACCTGCATATAGTGTTATGTCTAAATCTAAGATTAAAAAAGTATTAGATATAGAAATACCAAATTGGGAAAACAATATTTTAGATGTAGTAATTTCAAAATCATAA
- the rfbC gene encoding dTDP-4-dehydrorhamnose 3,5-epimerase has protein sequence MIVKETYLKGCFVIEPKVFEDDRGYFFESFNENTFEELIGKVHFVQDNQSFSSKGVVRAIHYQIGDHSQAKLVRVLKGVVLDVAVDLRKNSPTFGKHFSIELSEDNKKQLFIPRGFGHGFSVLSETAEFFYKCDNFYNKESEGGIIYNDKSLNIDWKVNHDDLNVSTKDLELPTLQNAKI, from the coding sequence ATGATTGTTAAAGAAACTTACTTAAAGGGTTGTTTTGTAATTGAACCAAAAGTTTTTGAAGATGATAGAGGTTATTTTTTTGAAAGTTTTAATGAAAACACTTTTGAAGAATTAATTGGAAAAGTACACTTTGTTCAGGACAATCAATCTTTTTCGTCTAAAGGTGTTGTTAGAGCAATACATTACCAAATAGGAGATCATTCTCAAGCAAAATTAGTTAGAGTTTTAAAGGGAGTTGTTTTAGACGTAGCTGTTGATTTAAGGAAGAATTCTCCAACTTTTGGAAAACATTTTTCAATTGAACTTTCTGAAGATAATAAAAAACAATTATTTATACCTAGAGGATTTGGACATGGGTTTTCAGTTTTAAGTGAAACTGCTGAGTTTTTTTATAAGTGTGATAATTTTTACAATAAAGAATCAGAAGGTGGAATTATTTATAATGATAAAAGTTTGAATATAGACTGGAAAGTAAATCATGATGATTTAAATGTTTCTACCAAAGATCTAGAATTACCAACTTTACAAAATGCAAAAATTTAA
- the rfbB gene encoding dTDP-glucose 4,6-dehydratase, producing the protein MNILITGGAGFIGSHLIRRMVQNYPNYTIYNLDALTYAGNLENLKDIEHLKNYIFIKGDITDAPFIDSIFNKYKFDRVIHLAAESHVDRSITDPLSFVKTNVIGTVNLLNASKELWRDNVEGKLFYHVSTDEVYGSLGATGLFVESTSYDPNSPYSASKASSDHFVRAYGETYNLPYIISNCSNNYGPNHFPEKLIPLFINNIINKKSLPVYGDGNYTRDWLYVEDHASAIDLAFHKGENRETYNVGGFNEWKNLDLVKLLCKLMDTKLKRPTGDSEKLITYVKDRPGHDLRYAIDASKINKELGWKPSVTFEQGLEKTIDWFLQNQDWLDNVTSGDYKEYYSKMYQ; encoded by the coding sequence ATGAATATTCTTATTACAGGAGGAGCTGGTTTCATTGGTTCACACCTTATCCGAAGAATGGTGCAAAATTATCCAAATTATACTATTTATAATTTGGACGCGTTGACCTATGCTGGTAATTTAGAGAACTTAAAAGATATTGAACATTTAAAAAATTATATTTTTATAAAAGGAGATATTACAGACGCTCCTTTTATAGATTCAATCTTCAATAAATATAAATTTGATCGAGTAATCCACCTTGCAGCAGAATCACATGTAGATAGATCCATTACCGATCCTCTTTCATTTGTTAAAACAAATGTGATAGGAACAGTAAACTTATTAAACGCATCCAAAGAATTATGGAGAGATAATGTTGAAGGAAAACTATTTTATCATGTAAGTACAGATGAAGTTTATGGATCTTTAGGAGCGACTGGTTTATTCGTAGAAAGTACATCTTATGATCCGAATTCTCCATATTCGGCATCCAAAGCAAGTTCTGATCACTTTGTACGTGCGTATGGTGAAACATACAACTTACCTTACATTATATCAAACTGTTCTAATAATTATGGCCCTAATCACTTTCCAGAAAAGTTAATTCCGCTTTTCATTAATAATATAATCAACAAAAAAAGTTTGCCGGTTTATGGTGATGGAAATTACACTAGAGACTGGTTATATGTTGAAGACCATGCATCTGCAATAGACTTAGCATTTCATAAAGGGGAAAATCGTGAAACCTATAATGTTGGAGGATTTAATGAGTGGAAAAATTTGGATTTAGTGAAATTGCTATGCAAATTAATGGATACTAAATTGAAGCGTCCTACTGGAGATAGTGAAAAATTAATCACTTATGTTAAAGATAGGCCAGGCCATGATTTACGTTATGCAATAGATGCTTCCAAAATAAACAAAGAATTAGGCTGGAAACCCTCAGTAACGTTTGAACAAGGTTTGGAAAAAACTATAGATTGGTTTTTACAAAATCAAGATTGGTTAGATAATGTTACCTCTGGCGATTATAAAGAATATTACTCTAAAATGTACCAATAA
- a CDS encoding polysaccharide pyruvyl transferase family protein: MKVYIINFHHVLNYGAVFQGYALCQFLIENGYDAKIIDYRPSYFLSRTYRPAKGLMKTAKKVGMNLNFYKFRKNHFKLTEKILYSQKDLVKFFENSEDAFICGSDQVWNAKITNGRIDPGYFLDFVPKTARKIAYAASIGHTKFNREHKNDISNKLQTFSSISVREDFAKQEVSEISNNLVNPTLVLDPTLILDDYSDVLDLELVPKEDYLVVYTTEDSNDFRKYIQILSDILKIKVINLGHYDAGKEAENYTNIHPSKWLGLFSKATYVCTNSFHGTAFSIIFQRNFTVLGRETMKDLNRRQLTLMSNLGIEDRFIHSINDFNKDLHLKEIDYNKIEGKRKELVADSKKFLLDALN, from the coding sequence ATGAAAGTATATATTATAAATTTCCACCATGTTTTAAATTACGGAGCTGTATTTCAAGGGTATGCTTTGTGTCAGTTTTTAATAGAGAATGGTTATGATGCTAAAATTATAGACTACAGACCTTCTTACTTTTTATCAAGAACATATAGACCTGCTAAAGGTTTGATGAAAACTGCAAAAAAAGTAGGTATGAATTTAAATTTTTATAAATTCAGAAAAAACCACTTTAAGCTGACTGAAAAAATATTATACTCTCAAAAAGACTTAGTAAAGTTTTTCGAAAACTCTGAAGACGCGTTTATATGCGGAAGTGATCAAGTTTGGAATGCCAAAATAACAAATGGCAGAATAGATCCAGGTTATTTTTTAGATTTCGTTCCTAAAACCGCTAGAAAAATTGCTTACGCTGCAAGCATAGGACATACTAAGTTTAACAGAGAGCATAAAAATGATATTTCGAACAAACTACAAACTTTTAGTTCAATTTCGGTTAGAGAGGATTTTGCAAAACAAGAAGTGTCAGAAATATCTAATAACCTTGTTAATCCAACACTAGTTTTAGATCCAACACTGATTTTAGATGACTACTCTGATGTTTTAGATCTTGAGTTAGTACCTAAAGAAGATTACCTTGTTGTTTACACAACAGAAGATAGTAATGACTTTAGGAAATATATTCAGATACTTTCAGATATTTTGAAAATAAAAGTAATTAACTTAGGTCATTATGACGCAGGCAAAGAAGCTGAGAATTACACTAATATTCACCCGTCTAAATGGTTAGGTTTATTTTCTAAAGCAACATATGTTTGTACAAATTCATTTCATGGAACGGCCTTTTCTATTATTTTTCAAAGAAATTTCACCGTATTAGGTAGAGAAACTATGAAGGATTTAAATAGAAGACAATTGACATTAATGTCAAATTTAGGAATTGAAGATAGATTCATACACTCAATAAATGACTTTAATAAAGATCTTCACCTAAAAGAGATTGACTATAATAAAATTGAAGGAAAAAGAAAGGAGTTGGTAGCAGATTCCAAAAAATTCTTGTTGGATGCATTAAATTAA
- a CDS encoding flippase: protein MGYKTIKKGIIINALWAIVSKLLSGLKLIIIGVIVARQLGPDEFGAYSYTISFVMLLSVLAEFRLHNILIREISKDEINTEKILGSAFITCLFFSIIGYITLLILVNFIEEDSELRFYILIYGLTYFFQTLRFLRAFFIAKFHNKTIFKIEIIVGLLVLLTAGIVSLYSNSILLYILIRMFDLLMVSLLLIMFYQIGFKKVKQWKFDKKISKELIINSSPLVLSSLALVIFQQFDQIMIKHLLNEYSVGQYSAAVSIISLIVFIPMVLTDVISPSLIKSKINSKSTDYLYKLQLFSDYITWGSIILCILITFLSPIIVNLIYGDKYLDSIEILKVFTWQSVFIAMGAVAAQIMIIDNKHQVAYIKSLAAGILNIVLNFIWIPKYGIMGAVWASLVAYVTSSYIAHFFIKRYKYIFFIQTKSLFYGLVNIFNDLKTINRKNDD, encoded by the coding sequence ATGGGTTATAAAACTATCAAAAAAGGGATAATAATTAATGCATTATGGGCTATAGTTTCCAAGCTTTTATCTGGATTAAAGTTAATTATTATTGGTGTAATTGTCGCAAGACAATTAGGGCCAGATGAATTTGGTGCATATAGTTATACGATTAGTTTTGTAATGTTACTTTCTGTATTGGCAGAATTTAGACTTCATAATATTTTAATTAGAGAAATTTCAAAAGATGAAATAAATACTGAAAAAATTCTAGGTTCAGCATTTATTACTTGTCTTTTTTTTTCAATAATTGGTTATATAACTCTTTTAATTTTAGTAAATTTTATTGAAGAAGATAGTGAATTGAGGTTTTATATTTTAATATATGGCCTAACATACTTTTTTCAAACACTTCGCTTTTTAAGAGCATTCTTTATTGCGAAATTTCATAACAAAACTATTTTTAAAATAGAGATAATTGTTGGCCTACTAGTTTTATTAACAGCTGGTATAGTTAGCTTATACAGTAACTCAATATTGTTATATATATTGATAAGAATGTTTGATCTCTTAATGGTTTCATTATTATTAATAATGTTTTATCAGATTGGTTTTAAAAAAGTTAAACAATGGAAATTTGATAAAAAAATAAGTAAAGAACTAATCATTAACTCATCTCCTTTAGTTCTTTCTAGTTTAGCACTTGTAATATTTCAACAATTTGATCAAATAATGATTAAACATTTATTGAACGAATATTCAGTTGGTCAATATAGTGCAGCAGTATCAATTATAAGCCTTATTGTTTTTATTCCTATGGTGTTAACTGATGTAATTAGCCCTTCATTGATAAAAAGTAAAATAAATAGTAAGTCAACTGATTATTTATACAAACTTCAATTATTTTCAGATTATATTACATGGGGAAGTATAATTCTATGCATTTTAATAACATTTCTTTCACCAATAATAGTAAATTTGATTTACGGTGACAAATACCTTGATTCAATAGAAATTTTAAAAGTATTTACCTGGCAAAGTGTTTTCATTGCTATGGGAGCGGTAGCTGCTCAAATAATGATTATTGATAATAAACACCAAGTAGCATATATAAAAAGTCTTGCAGCTGGTATTCTTAATATTGTTTTAAACTTTATTTGGATACCAAAATATGGCATTATGGGAGCAGTTTGGGCTTCTCTTGTTGCTTATGTAACCTCATCTTATATTGCTCATTTTTTTATAAAAAGATATAAGTATATTTTCTTTATACAAACAAAAAGTTTGTTTTACGGATTGGTAAATATCTTTAATGACTTAAAAACGATTAACAGAAAAAATGATGATTGA
- a CDS encoding GH3 auxin-responsive promoter family protein codes for MSIKSLAAKIFAKRIAKKTQKWVDNPVATQEKLLQKLIATAKNTNFGKDHNFEAIRNHDDFVKNVPIRDYEELKPYVEKVVAGAADILWPNKPIYFAKTSGTTSGAKYIPITETSIKHQVEASRNAILNYIEETGNADFVNGKMIFLQGSPVLTEKNGVKLGRLSGISAHYVPNYLQKNRLPSWETNCIEDWDTKVNTIVEETIHEDMTVIAGIPSWVQMYFEKLNTAGNKKVGELFKNFNLFIYGGVNYEPYRAKFENLIGRKVDSIELFPASEGFFAYQNSQKEKGMLLLLNSGVFYEFVKSDEFFEEHPKRITIKDVEVGVNYVMIISTDAGLWAYNLGDTIQFISLKPYKIIVSGRIKHFISAFGEHVIGKEVESAMQKAIEETDARVNEFTVAPQITPELNELPYHEWFIEFEKEPSDYSKFISILDQELQQQNSYYFDLIDGKILQKLKITSIKEGGFNEYMKSIGKLGGQNKVQRLSNDRKVANELNTLKR; via the coding sequence ATGTCTATAAAATCTTTAGCCGCAAAAATTTTTGCCAAGAGAATTGCCAAAAAAACTCAAAAGTGGGTAGATAATCCTGTTGCTACACAGGAAAAACTGCTACAAAAATTGATTGCCACTGCTAAAAACACAAATTTTGGTAAAGATCATAATTTTGAAGCCATCAGAAATCACGATGATTTTGTAAAAAATGTTCCTATAAGAGATTATGAAGAACTAAAGCCTTATGTTGAAAAAGTAGTTGCTGGCGCTGCAGATATCTTGTGGCCAAACAAACCCATCTACTTTGCAAAAACCTCAGGAACTACATCCGGAGCAAAATATATTCCCATAACAGAAACCTCTATAAAACATCAAGTAGAGGCTTCTAGAAATGCTATTCTAAACTATATAGAAGAAACTGGGAATGCCGACTTTGTAAATGGTAAAATGATTTTTCTACAAGGTAGCCCTGTATTAACTGAAAAAAATGGTGTTAAACTAGGAAGACTCTCCGGTATATCTGCCCATTATGTTCCTAATTATTTACAAAAAAATAGACTGCCAAGTTGGGAAACCAATTGTATTGAAGATTGGGATACTAAAGTAAACACGATAGTTGAAGAAACAATACATGAAGATATGACGGTAATAGCCGGCATCCCTTCCTGGGTTCAGATGTATTTTGAAAAATTAAATACCGCTGGAAATAAAAAGGTAGGAGAATTATTTAAAAACTTCAACCTCTTTATTTATGGCGGCGTAAATTACGAACCCTATAGAGCTAAGTTTGAAAATTTAATTGGCAGAAAAGTAGATAGTATTGAACTATTTCCTGCAAGTGAAGGTTTCTTTGCCTATCAAAACTCTCAAAAAGAAAAAGGAATGCTACTCCTCCTAAACTCAGGAGTTTTCTATGAATTTGTAAAATCTGATGAGTTCTTTGAAGAACATCCAAAACGAATCACGATAAAAGATGTAGAAGTTGGAGTTAACTATGTGATGATCATCTCAACAGATGCCGGTTTATGGGCGTATAATCTTGGAGATACCATTCAATTTATTTCCTTGAAGCCTTATAAAATTATAGTCTCTGGAAGAATAAAGCATTTTATTTCTGCTTTCGGGGAGCATGTAATTGGTAAAGAAGTAGAATCTGCAATGCAGAAAGCCATTGAAGAAACAGATGCTCGTGTAAACGAATTTACCGTGGCACCTCAAATAACACCCGAATTAAATGAATTGCCGTATCACGAGTGGTTTATAGAATTTGAAAAAGAACCTTCTGATTATTCTAAATTTATTTCGATTTTAGACCAAGAACTCCAGCAACAAAACAGTTATTACTTTGACCTTATTGATGGAAAAATACTCCAAAAATTAAAAATTACCAGCATTAAAGAAGGTGGTTTTAATGAGTATATGAAATCCATTGGAAAGTTGGGCGGTCAGAATAAAGTACAGCGCTTATCTAATGATCGTAAAGTGGCAAATGAGTTAAATACCCTTAAACGCTAG
- the rfbA gene encoding glucose-1-phosphate thymidylyltransferase RfbA, giving the protein MKGIILAGGSGTRLHPLTLSVSKQLMPIYDKPMIYYPLSTLIYAGINEILIISTPKDLPLFEDLLGDGTKYGCKFEYAVQEEPNGLAEAFIIGEEFIGNDKVALILGDNIFYGSGLANLLQSNNDPDGGIIYAYRVHDPERYGVVEFDNEGKAISIEEKPLEPKSNYAVPGIYFYDNEVVNIAKNITPSHRGELEITDINKVYLERNKLSVSILDRGTAWLDTGTFQSLMQASQFVEVIEERQGLKIGTIEGAAYEMGFINKDQLIALAEPLMKSGYGKNLLGILNKDK; this is encoded by the coding sequence ATGAAAGGAATAATTTTAGCAGGAGGTTCTGGAACTAGACTACACCCCTTGACCCTATCAGTAAGTAAGCAATTAATGCCTATTTATGATAAACCAATGATTTACTACCCTTTATCAACTTTAATTTATGCTGGTATAAATGAAATACTAATTATCTCTACCCCTAAAGATCTTCCTTTATTTGAAGACTTGTTAGGTGATGGTACAAAATATGGCTGTAAATTTGAATATGCTGTACAAGAAGAACCTAACGGATTAGCCGAAGCATTCATTATTGGTGAAGAGTTTATCGGAAATGACAAAGTAGCTTTAATACTAGGCGATAATATTTTTTATGGATCTGGATTAGCAAATTTACTTCAATCAAATAACGACCCAGACGGTGGTATTATATATGCATATAGGGTGCATGATCCTGAACGTTATGGAGTAGTTGAATTTGATAACGAAGGGAAAGCTATAAGTATTGAAGAGAAACCCTTAGAACCGAAATCTAATTATGCTGTTCCTGGAATTTACTTTTACGACAATGAAGTTGTAAATATTGCAAAAAACATTACCCCTAGCCATAGAGGTGAACTTGAGATTACAGACATTAATAAAGTATATTTAGAGAGGAATAAGTTAAGCGTAAGCATTCTTGACAGAGGTACAGCCTGGTTAGACACCGGCACATTTCAATCCTTAATGCAAGCATCTCAATTTGTTGAGGTCATAGAAGAAAGGCAAGGATTAAAAATTGGCACTATTGAAGGTGCTGCGTATGAAATGGGTTTCATCAATAAAGACCAACTAATTGCTCTAGCTGAACCACTAATGAAGAGTGGATACGGGAAAAACTTATTAGGTATTTTAAATAAAGATAAATGA
- a CDS encoding M23 family metallopeptidase, with amino-acid sequence MAKKKKKGKDIKKKLLHKYRLVILNENTFEEKISFKLSRLNVFITGSLFIVCLIALTTLLIAFTPLREYIPGYSSTKLKRQATELTYKSDSLVTVLNYTNKYLDNIRKVLNGDITNNQINRDSLFEQFKLDPSSVDLTPIKEDSILRAQVELEDKYNLFERTDKNVNQILFPPINGSVSQDYDPKTKHFAIDIVAAKGTPVKSVADGTVIFSEWTSETGYVIIVEHKDGLLSVYKHNGSLSKEQGDLVRAGEVIASVGNTGELTTGPHLHFELWNNSSPANPKDYIDFK; translated from the coding sequence ATGGCAAAAAAGAAGAAAAAAGGAAAAGATATTAAAAAAAAGCTGCTTCATAAGTATCGTTTAGTAATCCTGAACGAAAATACTTTTGAGGAAAAAATATCTTTCAAATTAAGTAGGCTAAATGTATTTATTACAGGCTCCTTATTTATTGTATGCTTAATTGCTCTAACCACCTTATTAATAGCATTTACCCCATTGAGAGAATATATCCCAGGATACTCCTCGACCAAATTGAAAAGACAAGCAACAGAACTCACCTATAAGTCTGATTCACTGGTCACCGTATTAAATTATACCAATAAGTATTTAGATAATATAAGAAAGGTTTTGAATGGAGATATCACTAACAATCAAATTAACAGAGACTCCTTATTTGAACAATTTAAATTAGACCCTTCTAGTGTAGATTTAACACCTATAAAAGAAGATTCTATTCTAAGGGCCCAAGTAGAATTAGAGGATAAATATAATTTGTTTGAGCGCACCGATAAGAATGTTAATCAAATATTATTCCCTCCTATTAATGGAAGTGTATCTCAAGACTACGATCCTAAGACAAAACATTTTGCAATAGATATTGTAGCGGCAAAGGGTACACCTGTAAAATCAGTAGCAGATGGTACCGTAATATTTTCTGAATGGACTTCAGAAACTGGTTATGTTATTATTGTAGAGCATAAAGACGGATTACTATCTGTATATAAACACAATGGCTCTCTCAGTAAAGAACAAGGAGATTTAGTACGTGCCGGAGAAGTTATTGCATCAGTTGGGAACACGGGCGAATTAACTACCGGACCACACTTACACTTTGAATTATGGAATAATTCAAGTCCAGCAAACCCAAAAGATTATATTGATTTTAAATAA